In the genome of Phaeodactylum tricornutum CCAP 1055/1 chromosome 20, whole genome shotgun sequence, one region contains:
- a CDS encoding predicted protein — protein sequence MVPLPQEDGERRPLKQGDYGAIRVTNDHDNSLEMEEADDGQGKDQASSVPPPSSTSSDAAHRVLIKTQGSFWEDARDFAPGSIPHSAVLALTIGCVCGVAAWLYYMFLEWALDFLWHDLPERFVIDYWPEYLYVLWIPLIGFGMAVGLGIVVKVMGEPGDLPYTVKCVHEKGYVAMNHVMPMVMASQCSILAGGSLGPEAPLVAICAALGGFVSRSVFGMTDRNLVRKHTLMGMAGALAAFFGCPLGGSLFAMEVNSRFGIEYFEHTLEAILCGEICLVVFRALAGLPIQAIWDISDDKLEATSVVDILYGCVLGLLGAGVAWGFANFHWKVMHMFQHFNLLKNERAIHRAMAGAVVVVLMGMLVPQTMFWGEFEFETIATMAPTKDLMHIWPTSGLLGFEMDSFGSAMIVGVAKLIAISFTVSGGYRGGYIFPAFAAAAALGRAISILCPFIPVQLCVLCMAAALNVALTRTALATTLILAYLSGEQNSISAILAASLVSLFATGYMPFIRSQMVRADLDASLYYSEDYPEEAFSMTPMADVHKMSNTTTTPGAVQGRKSNGGVQVVSYQNDTEWPLHYACRVGNLEQVQYLVKQSKASIGSKDDIVNQHDDNDATPLYYAALTGNTDICRFLLEKAGARCQGHDGARVFYVALTSDLRKLLRVWSLSAATRDPYLDRWQDAFVQASESDQQGDCVYHRRSSFQHNSKPFCRSKSIYFHRIVVQARCPALADFLHEHYPESAEDSKAASELRLDEYPEAVVCGFLEYLYTGVWYIENLLELRSQALALASKLEQQDLVQIIHTKWPDMAKRIEEDGKGFQTSLTMEVSSIPRLRKDLRKLAHWVSTPHHEISSFHRLNHLLTWSDATIQCRDCSWSVHRFVTQSVSEFLDRAWSGSFLEAQEGSLNVSEMPCTPEAWSLAIQWMYADQFLTSVDSDTALDVLELATTILCPQLASYVANIVLVSLVELENVLDLLLLARSYGFDKLEDCCIGVVALHIDKLVGSDDLRSILTEEAAEISQGGDVRPQILFFGACQPFAPPWQNNNGEIALGSVGNPSRRATAILVLAWAQTSVTASSCDDSVHCSAGYYLESASLRSASAPCIAIGKGFWSPSFDNNRHSCQILPLYVAASVALPFAGTTDDVTGSERYRLREETERLSAFRDACERPGGSSLTFMETPPAMTSRRSTSHNSVYIPLEPFLSIFIVVMLAIFFTAILDRRANDNELELETLRAQTAQEIAALRKMLLDFQLKADRNCID from the exons ATGGTTCCTCTTCCGCAAGAAGACGGTGAGCGACGGCCTCTCAAGCAGGGGGACTACGGCGCTATTCGTGTCACAAATGACCACGACAATTCTctcgaaatggaagaagcggatGACGGCCAGGGGAAAGATCAAGCTTCTTCCGTGCCTCCTCCTTCCTCCACATCCAGCGACGCTGCTCACCGCGTTCTCATCAAAACTCAAGGATCGTTTTGGGAGGATGCCCGGGATTTTGCTCCGGGAAGTATTCCCCACTCTGCTGTGCTTGCTTTGACTATTGGTTGCGTCTGCGGCGTCGCCGCCTGGTTGTACTATATGTTTCTGGAATGGGCGCTAGATTTCTTGTGGCACGACTTGCCGGAACGATTCGTCATTGACTACTGGCCCGAATACTTGTATGTGCTGTGGATTCCTCTCATCGGTTTCGGTATGGCTGTTGGATTGGGTATAGTGGTGAAGGTTATGGGCGAACCGGGAGATCTACCGTACACGGTCAAGTGTGTGCACGAGAAGGGCTACGTCGCAATGAACCACGTAATGCCCATGGTTATGGCGTCACAATGCAGTATTTTAGCGGGAGGATCGCTCGGCCCGGAAGCGCCGCTCGTGGCGATTTGTGCCGCACTCGGTGGCTTCGTCAGTCGCAGCGTTTTCGGAATGACGGACCGGAATCTAGTGCGCAAACACACTCTCATG GGTATGGCGGGAGCCTTGGCCGCATTCTTTGGCTGTCCGCTTGGAGGAAGCTTGTTTGCCATGGAGGTAAACAGCCGATTCGGGATCGAGTACTTTGAACATACTCTCGAAGCAATTTTATGCGGTGAAATCTGCCTAGTCGTATTTCGCGCCTTGGCCGGTCTGCCTATTCAAGCAATCTGGGATATTTCGGACGACAAATTGGAAGCCACTTCCGTAGTGGATATCCTATACGGATGCGTGCTGGGGCTCTTGGGGGCTGGAGTAGCCTGGGGGTTTGCCAACTTTCACTGGAAGGTCATGCATATGTTTCAGCACTTCAATCTACTGAAGAACGAACGCGCAATTCACCGTGCCATGGCGGGTGCTGTCGTGGTAGTGCTGATGGGGATGCTCGTTCCGCAGACCATGTTCTGGGGCGAATTTGAATTCGAAACCATTGCCACAATGGCTCCAACCAAAGATCTGATGCACATATGGCCCACATCAGGATTGTTGGGGTTCGAAATGGATTCTTTCGGATCAGCAATGATTGTTGGCGTCGCAAAGCTGATTGCAATTTCTTTTACGGTATCGGGTGGATACCGTGGAGGGTATATTTTCCCAGCGTTTGCTGCGGCAGCCGCCTTGGGACGCGCCATTTCTATTCTTTGCCCCTTTATTCCCGTCCAGCTCTGCGTTTTGTGCATGGCTGCTGCACTGAATGTAGCCTTGACTCGAACCGCATTGGCCACGACACTCATTCTAGCGTATTTGTCTGGCGAGCAAAACTCGATCTCTGCCATTCTAGCCGCGTCACTGGTGTCTCTCTTTGCGACCGGCTACATGCCTTTCATTCGGTCGCAAATGGTGCGAGCCGATTTGGACGCGAGCTTGTACTATTCGGAAGATTATCCCGAAGAAGCCTTTTCTATGACACCCATGGCCGATGTCCATAAGATGTCCAATACTACTACCACTCCGGGAGCAGTACAAGGACGCAAAAGCAACGGTGGTGTGCAAGTAGT ATCCTACCAGAATGATACCGAATGGCCTTTGCATTACGCCTGTCGAGTAGGCAATCTAGAACAGGTCCAATACTTGGTAAAACAATCAAAAGCGAGTATCGGAAGCAAGGACGATATAGTGAACCAgcacgacgacaacgatgcaaCTCCTTTGTATTACGCTGCACTGACGGGAAATACTGACATTTGTCGTTTTCTGCTAGAAAAGGCCGGCGCAAGATGTCAAGGTCACGATGGTGCTCGAGTGTTTTACGTGGCCTTGACTTCAGACCTACGGAAATTACTACGCGTTTGGAGTTTATCAGCGGCAACGCGCGATCCATATCTAGATCGTTGGCAAGATGCCTTTGTGCAGGCATCCGAATCAGATCAACAAGGGGATTGTGTGTACCATCGCCGTAGCAGCTTCCAGCATAACTCAAAACCTTTCTGTCGGTCGAAATCGATTTATTTCCATCGAATTGTTGTCCAAGCTCGGTGCCCCGCATTGGCTGACTTCTTACACGAGCACTACCCGGAGTCTGCGGAGGATAGTAAAGCTGCAAGCGAACTACGTTTGGATGAATATCCTGAGGCCGTCGTTTGCGGATTTCTGGAATATCTGTACACTGGGGTTTGGTATATTGAGAATCTTTTGGAGCTCCGATCACAAGCACTTGCTCTCGCATCCAAGttggaacaacaagattTAGTGCAAATTATTCATACAAAGTGGCCGGACATGGCAAAACGCATTGAAGAGGATGGCAAAGGTTTTCAAACTTCTTTGACTATGGAAGTTTCGAGCATTCCACGGCTGCGGAAGGACTTGCGGAAATTGGCACACTGGGTGTCAACACCCCATCACGAAATTTCTTCCTTTCATCGATTGAACCATCTGTTAACCTGGAGTGATGCGACCATCCAATGCCGGGATTGTTCCTGGTCAGTGCACCGCTTTGTCACGCAATCAGTATCCGAATTTTTGGACCGCGCCTGGTCGGGGTCCTTTCTAGAAGCACAGGAAGGCTCTTTGAATGTAAGCGAAATGCCCTGCACACCCGAAGCCTGGTCGCTTGCAATTCAATGGATGTACGCGGATCAATTCCTGACGTCTGTCGATTCGGACACTGCTCTGGATGTCCTGGAATTGGCGACGACTATCTTGTGTCCACAACTGGCCTCGTACGTGGCGAACATTGTGCTGGTTTCCCTAGTCGAATTGGAAAACGTTCTGgatcttttgcttctcgcTCGATCGTACGGGTTTGACAAATTGGAAGATTGCTGCATTGGGGTTGTGGCGTTGCACATAGATAAGCTGGTGGGCTCAGACGACCTCCGCTCCATCTTGACTGAGGAGGCTGCCGAAATTAGTCAAGGTGGCGATGTGCGG CCACAGATTTTATTTTTTGGAGCTTGTCAGCCGTTCGCACCTCCATGGCAAAATAATAATGGAGAAATTGCTTTGGGTAGCGTTGGCAATCCCAGTC GGAGAGCTACTGCAATTCTAGTACTAGCCTGGGCGCAAACGTCGGTGACGGCCTCCAGCTGTGACGATTCTGTCCATTGTTCCGCTGGATATTACCTTGAAAGCGCTTCTTTACGCAGCGCTTCTGCTCCATGTATTGCGATCGGAAAAGGGTTCTGGAGCCCGTCGTTTGATAACAATCGCCATTCGTGCCAAATCCTACCGCTCTACGTGGCAGCTAGCGTTGCCTTGCCTTTTGCCGGTACAACCGACGATGTAACTGGATCGGAGCGTTATCGTTTGCGTGAGGAAACCGAAAGGTTGTCTGCTTTCCGGGACGCGTGCGAGCGGCCTGGCGGGAGTTCACTAACTTTCATGGAAACTCCACCTGCTATGACGTCGAGAAGATCCACTTCTCATAACAGCGTCTACATACCGCTAGAGCCttttctttccattttcATAGTGGTCATGCTAGCCATCTTTTTTACGGCCATTCTCGATAGAAGAGCGAACGACAACGAGCTAGAACTTGAAACGCTTCGAGCTCAGACGGCACAAGAGATTGCAGCCTTACGAAAGATGCTTTTGGATTTCCAGTTGAAGGCAGACCGTAATTGTATAGACTAA